AGCCTGCTGTACGTCATAGCGCCGCCAGAGATACTCTACGATGCAGCAGTTGGTATGCGTCGAGAACTGACAAGAAGAAAGTAGACCTGCATCGTCACAACGTAGTACTTGTAGAAAGAGAGTGGGAACTGAGAAGGGTAGTGACCACAGTGCCGGGTCACTACCGATGATACAACACGGAATCACTTCTTCTTCTCAGCAAACTCCTTCTTGACCCATGCCTCAATCGCTGCACCTGAGGTGAGCTTTGCGAGGGAGTCATCGATTGCAGAAGGCTTGATGACAGCAATCCAACCCTTTCCATATGGGTCTTCATTCAGGAGCCCGGGATTGTCCTTCAATGCATCATTGACCTCGGTCAGCATGCCTGCCACTGGAGCCTTCACAGGGCCAGTCCACTTGCCAGACTCGAGCGTCCCGATACTGCGTCCGGCCTCTACTTCCTTGCCTGCTGGCCGCAGACGGACGAACTTGATCTTTCCCGCCAAGTCCATCCCGAAGCTAGTGAAGCCAATCCTTACCTTGTCTCCTTCTTTCTTGACCCAGATCTGGTCCTCTCCGTAGTAGAGGTCATCTGGAAAAT
The nucleotide sequence above comes from Candidatus Thorarchaeota archaeon. Encoded proteins:
- a CDS encoding glycine cleavage system protein H — its product is MRHSEHERGQRPRHISGSAQPTGTRPVQECPTSGQLLRRPPRQPTSCGDWSDHLCNRVHPGELLKCEPHPYLSYGDSALVKYEGFDFPDDLYYGEDQIWVKKEGDKVRIGFTSFGMDLAGKIKFVRLRPAGKEVEAGRSIGTLESGKWTGPVKAPVAGMLTEVNDALKDNPGLLNEDPYGKGWIAVIKPSAIDDSLAKLTSGAAIEAWVKKEFAEKKK